Part of the Leifsonia soli genome is shown below.
GCCAACTGCGCCACCTGCCACGGCCTCGACGCCCAGGGCAGCTCGGTGGCTCCGAGCCTGATCGGCGTCGGCGCAGCCGCCGTCGACTTCCAGGTCGGCACCGGCCGCATGCCCATGCAGATGCAGGGTCCGCAGGCCCAGGAGAAGCCAGTCCAGTTCACGGACGAGCAGGTCAAGGCCCTCGCCGACTACGTCTCCTCCCTCGCCCCCGGACCGTCCATCCCGGAGCAGAAGTTCCTCGACGGGAAGGGCGACGCCGCCCACGGCGCCGAGCTGTTCCGCATCAACTGCGCGATGTGCCACAACGTGGCCGGCGCGGGTGGAGCGCTCACCGAGGGCAAGTACGCCCCGCCGCTGACCGGCGTCACCGCGAAGCACATCTACGAGGCCATGGTCACCGGCCCGCAGAACATGCCGGTGTTCAACGACCTGAACATCACGCCGCAGGGCAAGGCCGACATCATCACGTACCTGAAGTACATCCAGAACAACCCGTCCCCGGGCGGCTTCGAGCTGGGCAACCTCGGCCCGGTCGCCGAGGGCCTGTTCCTCTGGATCTTCGGTCTGGGCGCCATCGTCGCCCTCACCGTGTGGATCACGGCCAAGTCCAACTAGTCGGCCCGCACAGGCACGAACCACAGCGTAAGAAGGAGAGCAATGGCACAGGACGAGAACGGCGGTCGCGAGCTGACGCCCGCCAGTTCGTCTGAGGCGCACCGCACCGGCGACCCCGGGACGGCGGTGATCATCCGCGACGCCGTCGAGAACCCCGGCTTCCCGCCTCACCGCCCGCGCGTCACCGACCTCGACCCGCGGAAGGAACGGCGCGCCGAGCGTACGGTCTACACGCTGTTCTACCTGTCGATCGCGGGCTCGGTGTGGGCGGTCGCCGCCTACCTCGCCTTCCCGATCGTCGACGGCGACCCCGGCTCGGTCCGCCTGAACAACCTGTTCATCGGCATCGGAGGAGCGCTCGCGCTCCTCGCGATCGGCATCGGCGCCGTCCACTGGGGCAAGGCGCTCATGCACGAGAAGGAGGGCGTCGACCTCCGTCACCCGGTGCGCGGCAGCGAGGCGACCACCGAGCGTGCCGCCGAGATCTTCCGCCAGGCCGACGAGGAGTCCGGCTTCAGCCGGCGCACGCTCGTGCGCAACAGCCTCATCGGCGCGCTGATCGCGTTCCCGCTTCCCGCCGTCGTCCTGTTCCGCGGCCTCGCGCCCGAGAACGAGGACCCGGTGGAGCTGCTCTCGAACACGATGTGGGCGAAGGGCGTCCGGCTCACCCGCGACCCAACCGGAACCCCGATCAAGGCGTCGGATGTGACTCTCGGCAGCGCGTTCCACGTGATCCCCGAGGGCCTCAACGAGGCCGAGAACATGCTGGAGGAGAAGGCGAAGGCCGCCGTGCTCCTCATGCGCCTCAAGCCCGAGGACCTGCACGTGTCCAAGGGCCGGGAGAACTGGAACTACGACGGCATCGTCGCGTACTCCAAGATCTGCACGCACGTCGGGTGCCCGGTGGCGCTCTACGAGCAGCAGACCCACCACCTGCTCTGCCCGTGCCACCAGTCGCAGTTCGACATCACGCACGAAGCGCAGGTCATCTTCGGACCGGCGAAGCGGCCGCTGCCGCAGCTGCCGATCACCGTCGACGCCGATGGCTACCTGGTCGCGCGCAGCGACTTCACCGAGCCTGTCGGCCCAAGCTTCTGGGAGCGCCATTGAGCACCACGACCGCCGCACCCGCGGCAACGACGACGGCCAAGAAGGGTGGCTTCACGGCGGCAGCCGCGAACTACCTCGAAGACCGCACCAGCATCTCAGGCGCCGTCAAGGAGTTCGGTCGCAAGATCTTCCCCGACCACTGGTCGTTCCTCCTCGGTGAGGTCGCGCTCTACAGCTTCATCGTCATCCTGCTGTCCGGAACGTTCCTGACGTTCTTCTTCCAGGCGTCGATGGCCGAGGTCACCTATAACGGCTCGTACGTGCCGCTGAAGGGCATCGAGATGTCCTCGGCGATGCAGAGCACGCTGAACATCTCGTTCGAGGTGCGCGGCGGTCTGCTGGTCCGTCAGATCCACCACTGGGCGGCCCTGCTGTTCGTGGCGTCCATCGGCCTGCACATGCTCCGCATCTTCTTCACGGGCGCGTTCCGCAAGCCGCGTGAGCTCAACTGGGTGATCGGCTTCGTGCTCTTCATCCTGGCCATGGCCGAGGGCTTCACCGGCTACTCGCTCCCGGACGACCTGCTCTCGGGCAACGGCCTCCGCATCATCGACGGTCTCATCAAGGGCCTGCCGGTGGTCGGGACCTGGATCTCGTTCCTGCTCTTCGGAGGCGAGTTCCCCGGAACGGCGATCGTCGGCCGCCTGTACACGCTGCACATCCTGCTTCTGCCCGCCTTGGTGGTGGCGTTCATCGCGCTGCACCTCATGTTCGTGGTCATCCACAAGCACACGCAGTACGCGGCTCCCGGGCGCACGCAGGGCAACGTCGTCGGCTACCCGGTCCTCCCGGTGTACGCGGCGAAGGCCGGCGGCTTCTTCTTCATCGTCTTCGGCGTTCTGGTGCTGATGGCCTCGCTGTTCACGATCAACCCGATCTGGAACTACGGCCCGTACGACCCCTCCCCGGTGTCCGCGGGAACGCAGCCGGACTGGTACATCGGCTTCGCCGACGGCGCCCTGCGACTGGTGCCGCCGGGCTGGGAGTTCGTCTGGCTCGACCGCACCTGGTCGTTCAACATCATCATCCCGGTGGCGATCCTCGGCCTGTTCATCGTGACCGTCATGATCTATCCGTTCCTCGAGGCGTGGATCACCGGCGACAAGCGCGAGCACCACATCCTGGACCGTCCGCGCAACGCCGCGAACCGCACGGCGATCGGCGCTGCCGGCGTCACGTTCTACGCGGTCTTCTGGGCGGCGGCGAGCTCCGACATCATCGCGACGCACTTCAAGCTGACGATGGAGGGTGTCATCCACACCCTGCAGGCGCTCTTGTTCGTCGGTCCGGTGATCGCGTACTTCGTGACGAAGCGCGTCTGCCTCGCGCTGCAGAAGAAGGACCGCTCGATCGCCCTCCACGGCTTCGAGACCGGCCGTATCGTGAAGCTGCCCGGCGGTGAGTTCATCGAGGTGCACGAGCAGCTCAGCGACTACGAGCGCTGGCGTCTGGTGTCGTTCGAGTCGTACGAGCCGCTGATGCTGCGTCCGAACCGACGGGGCAAGATCACGGCGGCGAACCGGGTCCGCGCGGGCCTGTCCCGCTGGTTCTTCGAGGACCGCATCGTTCCGCCGACCCGGAACGAGCTCGAGTCGGGCCACGACCACCACTGAGGCCCGCCTCCATCGGAAGCGCCGGTGCGTTCATTCGCGCCGGCGCTTTCGCGTTCCCGCCCGTTGTCTCCTGTTCCTTCGACCGAGGGGCTGCCCTTGTCCGCTGATCTGTCCCGGCTCGCCGCCTGGCTGCGCTGCCCCGTCTGCGAGGCCGATCTGGAGCCGGTCGACCGCCTGACGCTGGGATGCGCGAACGGACACCGTCACGACGTGAACAAACGCGGGTACGTCGCGCTCCTCGGCGGAGGCACCAAGCACCTGGGCGACACCACCGAGATGCTGGATGCGCGCGACCTCGTGCTCGAGGGCGGCGCCTACTCCCCCATCGCCGACGCCGTGGCGGCGTCCGCCGTCGGGTCGCGGGTGCTGGATGCGGGCGCCGGGACCGGCCACTACCTCCGCGCTGCACTGTCGTCCCTGCCGCAAGCCCTGGGGCTCGCCATGGACCTGTCCGCGCAGGCGGTCGCTCGTGCCGTGCGCTCGTCGGATCGGGTGGACGGCCTCGTCGCCGACACCTGGCGCCCGCTGCCCGTGCGCTCGGACTCGGCCGACACCGTGCTCGACGTGTTCGCGCCGCGCAACCTTCCCGAGTTCCACCGCGTCCTACGTCCCGGGGGAACCCTCGTCGTGGTGGTCCCCCGCACCGAGCATCTCGGTTCGCTTCGCGCCACCGGGAGCATGCTCGACATCCCCTCCGACAAGGCGGACGACGTCATCGCCACCGCGGAGCCCCTGTACGCCCTCCTGGCGCGCGAACCGGTCGCGTACGACCTCGCGCTCACGCCCTCCTTACGTGAGGCTCTGGCGGGCATGGGCCCGTCGGCGCGCCACGCGGCCACGGCGGCGGTCATCCCGTCCGAGGTCGACGCGACGCGCGTATCCGTCGACGTCCTCCACTTCACCCGCCGCTAACGCGGCCTGCTCCGTCCCTCCCGTCAGCGGCGTCCCCGCCACCCAGTGGACGCAACACGCCGCACGTCGCGACGCAGCCACGGCGTGTTGCGTCCACTGGATGGAGCCGGTCCTGCGCCCGAACCAGCGCGCGCGACGCTTGGCCCACTCGGGGGTCGCAACACGCCGTTACGACGGCGGGATAGCGGCGTGTTGCGTCCCACAGAGCGACAAACGCGGGGGAATGCCCGTTGGATCCCCCGGGCGCCGAAAGGCGGACGGGACGGCGCGACGCCGCACTCGGCGCAGCGGCAGTTGGAGACGCCACCTCGTCGCCCACGACCGAGCCATCCATGGGTCGCAACACGCCGCTATGTCGTCAGGATAACGGCATGTTGCGTCCCACAGATGAGGCTGCCGGCCGGGCCGCAGCGGCGGAGAAGCCTCGGTCACGCGCGCACGGAAGGGCGGAAGCGCCCCAGACGCACTGAGGGCCGCCTCCCGTGGGAGACGGCCCTCACTAGGCGCGGACGCCGGGGTCAGCGCGCGAAGTATCCGCGGTAGTACTCGTAGACCCAGCCGACGATGCAGACGAGGCTGAAGGCCACGCCGATGTAGCAGATCCAGAAGCCGACCGCGAGGCCGAGGATGACCAGACCCGCGCCGAAGGCGAGGGAGACCGGCCACCAGCTCCACGGGCTGAAGTTGCCGAGCTCCGGGTCGCCGTCGTCGATGTTCGCGTCGAGGCGGTCCTCCGGCAGCTCTCCCCCCTGCGAGGCGTGGGAGCGGCCGACGTAGAACGCGATGAACGCGGCGAGGATCGCACTCAGCAGCAGGGCGACGGTGCCGACCCACTCGACGTTGCGGTGCATCTCGTCGAGCAGGTTCCACAGCGTGTAGACCACCGCCGAGAGCAGGAAGAAGGCCGACAGGATCCAGAACAGGATGGCATTTGCGCGCATGGGTTACTTCACCTCGTCGTTCGCGACGTCGTGCACAGGGGCGTCGGGGGCGTCCTTCGCGGGACCCACGCCGATCGGGATGCCCGCCTCGGGGTGGTTCAGGTCGAACGCAGGCGACTCCGAACGGATGCGCGGGATCGACGTGAAGTTGTGGCGCGGCGGCGGGCAGCTGGTCGCCCACTCGAGCGAACGGCCGTAGCCCCACGGGTCGTTGACCGTGACCTTGGGCGCGTTGCGCGCCGTCAGGTACACGTTCACGAAGAACGGGATCATCGAGATCGCGAGGATGCCGGCGCCGATCGACGAGACCTGGTTCATCCAGGTGAAGCCGTCGGACGGCAGGTACGTCGCGTACCGGCGCGGCATGCCGACGACGCCCAGCCAGTGCTGGATGAGGAACGTCGTGTGGAAGCCGATGAACAGCAGCCAGAAGTGCCACTTGCCCAGCCGGTCGTTGAGCATCTTGCCCGTCCACTTCGGCCACCAGAAGTAGAAGCCGGCGAACATGGCGAACACGACGGTTCCGAAGACCACGTAGTGGAAGTGCGCGACCACGAAGTACGTGTCGGACACGTGGAAGTCGAGCGGCGGCGACGCGAGGATGACGCCCGTCAGACCACCGAAGGTGAACGTGATCAGGAAGCCGATGGACCAGAGCATGGGCGACTCGAAGGTCAGCGACCCGCGCCACATGGTGCCGATCCAGTTGAAGATCTTCACGCCGGTCGGAACGGCGATGAGCATCGTCATCAGCGAGAACCACGGCAGCAGAACCGAGCCGGTGACGTACATGTGGTGCGCCCACACCGTCACGGAGAGGGCGGCGATGGCGATCGTCGCGTACACCAGGGTCTTGTATCCAAAGATCGGCTTCCGGCTGAACACCGGGAAGATCTCGGACACGATGCCGAAGAACGGCAGAGCGATGATGTACACCTCGGGATGCCCGAAGAACCAGAAGAGGTGCTGCCAGAGCAGGGCTCCGCCGTTGGCCGCGTCGTAGATGTGCGCGTCGAACACGCGGTCGGCCGCGAGGGCGAACATGGCCGCGGCGAGGACAGGGAAGGCCATGAGCACGAGGATCGAGGTCACCAGGGTGTTCCAGGTGAAGATCGGCATGCGGAACATGGTCATGCCCGGCGCGCGCATGGTGATGATCGTGGTGATGAAGTTCACCGCGCCGAGGATGGTGCCGAAGCCCGAGAGGCCGAGGCCCACCACCCAGAGGTTGCCGCCGATCCCCGGAGAGAACGTCGTGCTCGAGAGCGGTGCGTAGGCGAACCAGCCGAACGACGCGGCGCCCTGCGGGGTGAGGAAGCCGGCGACCGCGATGAGCGATCCGAACGAGTAGAACCAGTACGCCAGCGCGTTCAGACGCGGGAACGCCACGTCCGGTGCGCCGATCTGCAGCGGCATGAGCACGTTGGCGAAGCCGGCGAAGAGCGGCGTCGCGAACATGAGCAGCATGATCGTGCCGTGCATGGTGAAGAGCTGGTTGTACTGCTCCTTCGTCGCCACCACCTGCAGGCCCGGCTCGAAGAGCTGGGCGCGGATGATCAGCGCCATCACGCCGCCGATGAGGAAGTACACGAACGACGAGACCAGGTACATGTACCCGATGGTCTTGTGGTCCGTCGACGTGATGTAGTTCACGAGGATGTTGCCCTTGCGCTCCACACCGTTCGCGGTGAGGATCGTGGGCGCTGGCTTGGGGGCGGCGGTGGCTCCCGGTGCCGGTGCTGTCGTCGTCATCTGTGCGTCCTACTCGTTGCCCTGCGGGGCGCCCGTTCCGGGCAGGTTCTGGTTGCGGTCGTACTCGGAGCCCAGCTGACCCTCGTAGCCCTGGTCGCGGAGGCTCTTGATGTGTGCGTCGTACTCCGACTGCGGCACGATCTTGACGTTGAAGAGCATGGCCGAGTGGTACTCGCCGCAGAGCTCGGCGCACTTGCCGACGAAGGTGCCCGTGCGGTCGGTCGTCTCGAAGTACATGTAGTTGGTCTTGCCCGGGATGACGTCCTTCTTGTAGAGCATCGCCGGCACCCAGAACGAGTGGATCACATCGCGCGAGTCGAGCTGGATCGTGATCTTCTTGTTCTCGGGCAGGTACAGGGTCGGGACCTCGCCCTCCTGGACCGATCCGGGGGTGGCGCTGTTGTCATCCGGCTGGACCTGGATTCCCGGGTCGTAGACGTTGTCGCTGACGTAGTTGAAGTCCCACGCCCACTGCTTCGCGTACACCTGGATCTTGACGTCCGGGTTCGCGTACGGCTTCTCGATCGCGTTCTGGTCGCGCGCGGTGAAGGCGAAGAAGCCGAGCACCAGGATGAGCGGCACGATCGTGTAGAAGATCTCGATCGGCATGTTGTAGCGCAGCTGCACCGGGAGGCCGGTCTGGCCCTTCCGGCGGCGGTACACGATGACCGCCCAGAGCGTGAGGCCCCAGACGATGATGCCGACGATGAGCAGGACGATCCAGCTGGTCACCCAGAGGCCGCTGATGCGGTCGGTGTGGTTCGTGACGGGCGGCTCGCCCTCGACGAAGCCCGGGAGGAATCCGTGCAGCTGAGCCTGCGTGCAGCCCGCGAGTGCCACGACGAGCGTCGCGGCGATCGGGATGGCAGCCCATCGGAGACGGCGATTGTGACGCACCGGTGACCTTTCGAGTGACTACTGGACAGTTCACATGCAACTGTATGTGGCTGTGTCTACCCTACTCCGACTGACACCCTGATCCGAACAAAAGGGCCGCCCTGTGGAGGGCGGCCCGATGTGATTCTCTGTGCTATACGGCGCTCAGTGGAAGGAGTCTCCGCACGCGCAGGAACCGGTCGCGTTGGGATTGTCGATCGTGAATCCCTGCTTCTGGATCGTGTCTTCGAAGTCGATCGTCGCGCCGTCGAGGTACGGAACGCTCATCTTGTCGACGATGACCTCCACCCCGTCGAAGTCGACGGTCGCGTCTCCGTCGAGCATGCGCTCGTCGAAGTACAGCTGGTAGATCAGACCCGAGCATCCGCCGGGCTGGACGGCGACGCGCAGACGCAGGTCGTCACGGCCCTCCTGCTCGAGCAGGCTCCTGACCTTGGATGCCGCGGCGTCGGTCAGGCCGACTCCGTGGGCCTTGGTCGCGGTCAGCGTTGTGTCGGTCATGGGACTCCTCACAAGGACGAAACGGGACTTCGGAACGAAATCTGGGTCGATTGTACGTCGCCGAGCTGGAAATTCGGCAGACCGCGGGATCCGCTCAGGATGCGGTGCGCCCGTCGAGCCGCGCGAGCAGCAGCGCCTCGGTCAGCACGGCGCGCTTGAACACGCCCAGGTGCAGCGACTCGTTGGGGCTGTGGGCGCGCGTGTCCGGGTCCTCGACCCCGGTGACGAGGATCTGCGCCTCCGGGAACTCGCGGACGAGGTCGGCGATGAACGGGATGGAGCCGCCGATGCCGGTCTCCACCGCCTCGGCTCCCCAGGCGTCGGTCATCGCGCGCTTCGCCTCGGTCGCCGCCCAGCCGTCCGTGTCGACGAGGAAGGGATCGCCGAGGTCGACATCGTCGATCGCGATGTGCGCGCCGAACGGCGCGTGCGCGCGCAGGTGGCGCTCGAGCGCTTCGTAGGCCTCACGGGCGGGCTGGCCCGGTGCGACGCGGGAGCTGATCCGCACGGCGACGCCCGGGAGCAGGGTGTTGGACGCGTTGGCGACGCTCGGTGCGTCGATCCCGGTGACCGTGATGGTCGGCTGCGACCACATCCGCGACAGGATCGGGCCCCGTCCGACACTGGTGACGCCCGGGAGGAAGGCGGCGTCCTCGGCGAGCTGCTCCTCCGTGAACGCCGGCGGCTCCGCCGCGGCATCGTACGAGGTGAGGCCGTCGACGGCCACCGCGCCGTCGTCGTCGTGCAGGGTGGCGAGGAGCTTCACCAGCGCGAGCATCGCATCCGGAG
Proteins encoded:
- a CDS encoding c-type cytochrome, which translates into the protein MRPKNPRPATQPRTGKPARKAGRRHPLATIALLAIGLGLTGGAYAAFTTTTASAEPQVAAASQNSVDEGKKLFQANCATCHGLDAQGSSVAPSLIGVGAAAVDFQVGTGRMPMQMQGPQAQEKPVQFTDEQVKALADYVSSLAPGPSIPEQKFLDGKGDAAHGAELFRINCAMCHNVAGAGGALTEGKYAPPLTGVTAKHIYEAMVTGPQNMPVFNDLNITPQGKADIITYLKYIQNNPSPGGFELGNLGPVAEGLFLWIFGLGAIVALTVWITAKSN
- a CDS encoding ubiquinol-cytochrome c reductase iron-sulfur subunit; the protein is MAQDENGGRELTPASSSEAHRTGDPGTAVIIRDAVENPGFPPHRPRVTDLDPRKERRAERTVYTLFYLSIAGSVWAVAAYLAFPIVDGDPGSVRLNNLFIGIGGALALLAIGIGAVHWGKALMHEKEGVDLRHPVRGSEATTERAAEIFRQADEESGFSRRTLVRNSLIGALIAFPLPAVVLFRGLAPENEDPVELLSNTMWAKGVRLTRDPTGTPIKASDVTLGSAFHVIPEGLNEAENMLEEKAKAAVLLMRLKPEDLHVSKGRENWNYDGIVAYSKICTHVGCPVALYEQQTHHLLCPCHQSQFDITHEAQVIFGPAKRPLPQLPITVDADGYLVARSDFTEPVGPSFWERH
- a CDS encoding cytochrome b; this translates as MSTTTAAPAATTTAKKGGFTAAAANYLEDRTSISGAVKEFGRKIFPDHWSFLLGEVALYSFIVILLSGTFLTFFFQASMAEVTYNGSYVPLKGIEMSSAMQSTLNISFEVRGGLLVRQIHHWAALLFVASIGLHMLRIFFTGAFRKPRELNWVIGFVLFILAMAEGFTGYSLPDDLLSGNGLRIIDGLIKGLPVVGTWISFLLFGGEFPGTAIVGRLYTLHILLLPALVVAFIALHLMFVVIHKHTQYAAPGRTQGNVVGYPVLPVYAAKAGGFFFIVFGVLVLMASLFTINPIWNYGPYDPSPVSAGTQPDWYIGFADGALRLVPPGWEFVWLDRTWSFNIIIPVAILGLFIVTVMIYPFLEAWITGDKREHHILDRPRNAANRTAIGAAGVTFYAVFWAAASSDIIATHFKLTMEGVIHTLQALLFVGPVIAYFVTKRVCLALQKKDRSIALHGFETGRIVKLPGGEFIEVHEQLSDYERWRLVSFESYEPLMLRPNRRGKITAANRVRAGLSRWFFEDRIVPPTRNELESGHDHH
- a CDS encoding methyltransferase domain-containing protein, producing the protein MSADLSRLAAWLRCPVCEADLEPVDRLTLGCANGHRHDVNKRGYVALLGGGTKHLGDTTEMLDARDLVLEGGAYSPIADAVAASAVGSRVLDAGAGTGHYLRAALSSLPQALGLAMDLSAQAVARAVRSSDRVDGLVADTWRPLPVRSDSADTVLDVFAPRNLPEFHRVLRPGGTLVVVVPRTEHLGSLRATGSMLDIPSDKADDVIATAEPLYALLAREPVAYDLALTPSLREALAGMGPSARHAATAAVIPSEVDATRVSVDVLHFTRR
- a CDS encoding cytochrome c oxidase subunit 4; translation: MRANAILFWILSAFFLLSAVVYTLWNLLDEMHRNVEWVGTVALLLSAILAAFIAFYVGRSHASQGGELPEDRLDANIDDGDPELGNFSPWSWWPVSLAFGAGLVILGLAVGFWICYIGVAFSLVCIVGWVYEYYRGYFAR
- the ctaD gene encoding cytochrome c oxidase subunit I, with amino-acid sequence MTTTAPAPGATAAPKPAPTILTANGVERKGNILVNYITSTDHKTIGYMYLVSSFVYFLIGGVMALIIRAQLFEPGLQVVATKEQYNQLFTMHGTIMLLMFATPLFAGFANVLMPLQIGAPDVAFPRLNALAYWFYSFGSLIAVAGFLTPQGAASFGWFAYAPLSSTTFSPGIGGNLWVVGLGLSGFGTILGAVNFITTIITMRAPGMTMFRMPIFTWNTLVTSILVLMAFPVLAAAMFALAADRVFDAHIYDAANGGALLWQHLFWFFGHPEVYIIALPFFGIVSEIFPVFSRKPIFGYKTLVYATIAIAALSVTVWAHHMYVTGSVLLPWFSLMTMLIAVPTGVKIFNWIGTMWRGSLTFESPMLWSIGFLITFTFGGLTGVILASPPLDFHVSDTYFVVAHFHYVVFGTVVFAMFAGFYFWWPKWTGKMLNDRLGKWHFWLLFIGFHTTFLIQHWLGVVGMPRRYATYLPSDGFTWMNQVSSIGAGILAISMIPFFVNVYLTARNAPKVTVNDPWGYGRSLEWATSCPPPRHNFTSIPRIRSESPAFDLNHPEAGIPIGVGPAKDAPDAPVHDVANDEVK
- the coxB gene encoding cytochrome c oxidase subunit II; translated protein: MRHNRRLRWAAIPIAATLVVALAGCTQAQLHGFLPGFVEGEPPVTNHTDRISGLWVTSWIVLLIVGIIVWGLTLWAVIVYRRRKGQTGLPVQLRYNMPIEIFYTIVPLILVLGFFAFTARDQNAIEKPYANPDVKIQVYAKQWAWDFNYVSDNVYDPGIQVQPDDNSATPGSVQEGEVPTLYLPENKKITIQLDSRDVIHSFWVPAMLYKKDVIPGKTNYMYFETTDRTGTFVGKCAELCGEYHSAMLFNVKIVPQSEYDAHIKSLRDQGYEGQLGSEYDRNQNLPGTGAPQGNE
- the erpA gene encoding iron-sulfur cluster insertion protein ErpA, translating into MTDTTLTATKAHGVGLTDAAASKVRSLLEQEGRDDLRLRVAVQPGGCSGLIYQLYFDERMLDGDATVDFDGVEVIVDKMSVPYLDGATIDFEDTIQKQGFTIDNPNATGSCACGDSFH